CAATTTCACATCATCCCATCTATCTCCACTAGCCATCTTCTTGTACAAGTAACTATCAAATGTCATCCTCTGCACATACTCATCCCCACATAACTCCACCAATGCCTCTCTACCCACATTACTCCCATAAAACACTCTTTGCAACAAATCCAAGAACCTGAAAGTATTCACATACTTGTTATCCCATTCTCTCAAGTACTCCCTCCTCAAATCCTCCTCACTGACCATCCTCTCCCCCCCTTCTGAAGCCTTCACAATAGCCTCCCCGCACATTCTACCGGATTTCGCCGCGAAATATATTCCTTCTCCCGAACACTTGGTCACATACCCCGCCGCGTCCCCAACAAGCGCCACACGTCCACGCACACGCCTCGGACGCGGTTGCTCCGGGATTGGGTGAGCCTCCACTTTAATCACTCTGCCACCCTTAATCTTCTCCTTAACCCTCTCCCTGATCCCTCTTTGATACACCTTAATATCCCGCCTCGCACACGCCGTGCCCGTCCCCACCGCCACGTGGTCGCATTTTGGAAACACCCACGCGTAAAAGTCAGGCGACACGTCATTCCCAACATACATTTCTGCGAGATTATGATAATACTCCATTTTCTCATCCGGTAATTTGATCCTCTCTTGAAAAGCAATGGCACATCTGTAATTCCCTGCATTAATAATCTTCGCTACCCTGCTATTAGCCCCATCAGCCCCGACAATCAAATCAACGGCTAATGATCGTTTACAATTATTAATAGTGTGGTGGATAACATACggttttgaagataaaaaatcaGGCACCTCAATATCCGTGACAAGGCCAGTGATAAATTGAGCACCGTTGGATTGAGCACGAGACCGGAGAAAAGAATCCAGTACTTCGCGGCGCAACATGGGGATAAACTCATGAGACTTTAATGTTTTCGATCCGAAATCAACGGTCAGGTTCGAAGGAGAGATGATCTTCATGCGAGTGACATGTCGGTCGATGAGGTGAAGAGGGATGGAAAACTCGTCGATCATGCAAAGAGGGATGGCTCCACCACATGGCTTAGCTGTGGAAGGGCTACGCTCGAAGAGGAAGGTTTCAACTCCTCCGGCGGCTAAGGCTTCTGCGGCGGATGAACCTGCTGGGCCGCCGCCGATCACAGCGGCGCGGAGTTTGCGGCCAGAGAGGGGGCTGGATGAGGTGGCGGTGATTGTTAgagttttgggttttggttgCTGGTGTTGTTTTATGGCTTTGAGAGGTAGGGTTGGAGTGAAATGAAGGTTGTGGGTTAGTGCTAGTGCGGCCATGGTGTTAATGCtaagttttttagggtttatagaTGGGTGTGAAGAGAGCGATAAGCAGCTTGGAATGTGATGGAGTTGGGTTTAGGGGAGAGAAAgagaatcattttttattattattttaatgtttgtttgattcttttaatgtcatcgttttaataaaaataattaacttaaattcACCAGTGATCCAAACTTATAATCTTCTTCATGAGAGTGGCCATATCGGGGCTGTCAAGTATGGTCTAAACACGCGCATGCATGATTTCTAAattccattttttattcatataatagTGAAAAATACATAGTACCCATAAAATCTAAGGAAAAATATCATGTTTCCAATATCATTCTTGAACAGGACAGTACTGTTTGCATTAACAGTTACTATACTAGCGGTGTGTATACAGTTACTACTGGGATGCAAGAAACAAATTTCCATCAGAATCTAAAAATTATGTTCAATCTGCAGTGCTCAGCATGAGCAACAGGCCAAAAACTACTAAAGCAGACGGTTTGATGAAGCATGTATCACTTGGATGGCACTCCGGTGATCAAATGTGAAGTGGACACCAATTCCTGGACTGTGATAGGACGACAAATGCCGGGCAAGGGATGGCCAGACCAGGCTGAATCAGCAAGCAAGGAGTTCAATGCTTGTGTAGGATTGTAAAGATCCCACCAGACATGAGCTGAAGATTGGTTGCAGGCCGTCTCTGCAGAAACACAGCCAATCTCTGCACCATGATGACCGAGCCCACAGCACGCATTCTTTGTATCCCTAAATCCTGTATTAGGGACAGAAGCTTTCTAGTTCAATAATCTGATACTGGTGTTGTATTCTGTTCACTATGTAGAAATCATTTATACCCATAAATATTACAGAAAACACTCCAGGGGTTATCGTCTCGAGCTAGTTTACCTTCGGAGCAGTAACATCATATTAGGTTACATATAATCATGTGGCTGCTTCGATACTATGGACCAAGAACTTAGTAAAATGGTGCAGGAATGGCAAAAGGAATCGATCGACAGCTGTGACAAATTTTCAAATCTATCTCAACTCTGTAAGAACTTGCAGTTGGTATACTTCTTGCAGATCAATATACAAAAATCAATCTAGCTATTCAAGCTAATTATAAGGATAAGAAAATGGAAgtgaactaattttttaaaaatcatagaaTTTCAAAGCAAGGAAGTTTTCGGCTTTGAGGATGATTAGGCATAAATCGGCAGCAACTGGTGTAGCAACTTCAGGCTAGAATTCCTTAAAAATGGGAACAATGAAAAAGGGTTCGTACCGAAGAGTGTTGGGTTGGTTATGACCTCCATCATTCCCTGGTATACATCACAGAAAATTATCTTAGCGTCAGGTAATTCCACATTGAGCTCCACAATATGCTCATTAAGCATTGTATTGTATTGCAAAACCAACTCGTTGATCTCTTCTACACAACCCATTCCATGATGAATAGCAGTTGAATTATACCACTCCCATACCACGCGTGGAGTGCATCCCAGCGGCAATATTCCTGTGCTTATGATCTTCCTCACATTTGCATCGTAAAGGGTCCGTATAGCATGAACCATCTGGTTGACCAGAATGCGAGCAAATTCTTGGCCACTGTACTTGAGCATCACGCCTGAAGAATTCCTCAGAAAGAGGTCAACATAGTCATCTTTTCCAAAGGAAAGATAGAACATGGAGGATTTGATAAAATCTTGGGCTATGTCCTGTCCAAGCTGAAGCTGCAACAACTGGAAGGTCTCGTATACTTGGCGCAGCTGTTGGTTAAAAGAGGAGTGGCTCTGGCTGCTGGGGCTTATGATTGTTGCATGCGCTGAACCATAATTCACACCTTTTATTAGCCCTTCAATCGATCCATTCTGACTGTTGAATGGCTGGGAATTAGGCAAGCCCATCTTCTGAGCTGCAGTACCATAAAATTGACAAACACTACTAGAATTGCAGCTCCATTTTAACTATAAGAAACAGTTGAGTGCACAGATCATGCTATCAATACACCAAGTCCTTCTGCATCAGAAACTTTGCAGGTGTGCACATATAGTTTCACACAAAAATATCCAGCAAAAGAAAAGCACGAGATATATATGATCTAGAAATTGGTAACAGAAAATCACATTATGTATCCATTGAAAACAAGATCCTCCCTGAAACCAAGAATTCTACATCTAACCAATTTATCACCTTCCACTTCAACTGTTTTCCCATGATTCTTGAAAAGCTATAGAAAACAATCGAAACCAGAAtgaatttgtttctttctttctttctctacgGGTTTAAACACCAAGTATCACTTATGAGCCAACCAATTAAAGGCCAGCTTTCAACAAGAACAAATTAAGAACACTCAGTTTCACATATAGTtccaagaaaaagaatcaagaaaaacaaatgcatgTACAGTTACTttcaagaaagagaaagaaaattaccTAGAAGATGAGGAAGAAGGGTGGAGTCCGACCCATTACAAGGAAGCAAAGAAAGATTTCTGCGAAGGAGAGGGTAAAAGAGACTGTTCTTTCCACAGTCAACAGAAGAATCACCCATTAAGTACAATGCAGATACATGTGATCCATTTTCCATTACAGAGGGTGTATTTGGCAAGAATTGTCCATGCACTAGACCGATCGAGCTCATTAAGATAGCAAGAAGAAGATATAGAAACACCATTGCTGCTCTTCTTCTTGATGATGTTGTTCTGGTCTGCAGCCTTTTAGCCATGAAACTCTGCCTTTCTTTGGTTTCTTATTTGTTTCTTGATGCTGTTTCGGGTGTGTTTCTTGGATGGAATAGCGTTTCTTTTGTAGATAACGCGGGAAGTATTGGATTCTTTACAGGGTTGAACTAGAAATGTGGTTAAGGGTTGATTTTGGTGCTTGCTCTGAATTAGAAAAGTGGTAGATTTATTGTAAGGCAAATTTACGCCCACCAACTGAACTTTGTAGGTCTGTAGCAGATTCAAATGTTTATACCCCATTTGTATTTGTTTCAAGTGTTTTCCAATATAGTTGCCAACCCCTCCAGGCCTGACTCGGAAAAGCTTCCGGATTACTGAGTTGTCGGTCAACTCATGAGTTACAAGTTCAAACCTGATTAATCATttcttatcaaaataatatcattttatttcttaaaaaaaattcttttaaggCCTGACCAAATTTGACCGAATTATAGTTCATGCTGTGCAAGTCCATTGAGTTTGACTGAGTAAATATCTTtcttaaatcaaattgaagttcgACTCTGTATCATGAGCTTTTCaaaccagggtaaaaaatgagagaaatttcttcattttattttattttatttttacgatGAGAATTTGTAGGAAATTCCAAACATGCACATAACCAgttcagtgtgtgtgtgtagtttGAACTCGAAACcgcattaaataataaaaaattaagttaagcTGCAGCTCATCAACAAGACAAATAGTTAAAACAGGCTCTGACGAACTTGGCTGGTCTCCGTGATGGTAAGGAAGGAGGTTATCTTGTAAACTGTAGAAGATAAAAGGTGAGATTTGAACCATGATTTTACGAGATTTTAATCTCATCCCTCAACAGCCAATGAAGCAAAATTCTCCAAATGgtatgatttttgtttctttagcaGAAGAAATCCACCTGTTTGCACGCTAACCCATAAAACCATTGTCTCCGAGATGCCAAAACCTCTTGGCTATACCTAGATtaataaattgttgaaaaaaatgcCATCAAGATCTCTGAGACTAGTTAACcgtataaagaaaataacatggCAGGAGAGTTTCTCAGACAACTGTTGTACTAAATGTCTTCCACAAACAAAATTCAGCATCTGGAAGAAGAAAGAATCGCTTTCAGCCTTCAGAAGTGGTAAGAAGTTGGAAAGAACTTTTGGGACCAAAAGACTTTACTATCCCCTGTTCTGACAACAGTTGTTGGAATGACTTGCAGAAAATCAGGGGAAAATTGTAACTCTACTATCAATTAATCCCACTCCCTTCCATAACCCTATTACTCAAAAAGTGAGTCACGGGATCAAACTCGGATATGGCAAAAAGCATGCGAATAGTAACTCATCAGCCATCAGGCATGCACATAATTCAACTCACCAAAATTCTAGGATGACTGCGGAAACAAGAAAATGAACATGTGTATTTCTGTTGCCAAACGTTTATTTCTTTATGAAATCATACATCTTCAGGCTTATGCGTAAACTTACAGGATCTCAAGAAATGTTTGAGATAGGCATTGGGGAAGAGAATAACAAATGCAAATACAACAAGAGATTAAAACTGGCACGAGGAAACACAtaaaaactactgtaaaatGAAGTTGCCTTTAAAATGCAAGTACCATAGCCAATGCAAGTCTAACTACAGTTAGTAGCAATACACTCAGAACATAATTGTGTAATTGTGTTCGTAAATACCCAAAGAATAATCAGGTCATACTGCCTGGACTGGAAAACACAGTAATTATATGTTGCTATGCTTTCAGCTTGCCACTCATCCCATGTTTATTGCGCCAGACACCACTCTTGTCTACATGCATTGGGTTCTTCTTGGCTGCAACAGAGCATTGATCAGTCCTACCACCCTTACTGCTCATCTCTATTTGAAGTCTACGACGCCTCATCCTGTTCTCCAACCGTATTCCTCTCATGGCACGAGCTGTCCGCTCCCTTTCCAGCGCCTTTGAGAAGTTCCAGATCCTAACAACACCTTCCTCTCCTCCACATACAATACGGTCAGCACCAACATCTACTGAAAACAAATTGGGCCCAAACCCATGTAACATCCTCTGAGGTGGTTCAACATTGTTACGGTCCTTATCGGTAACCCTTGAAACATTCTTTCGTAGAGAACGTCTGTTGGTCCTTAGTAGTTTTCTCACATCAACTAGTGACAGCCTCCCATCACTAGAAGCTGAAACAAGCCATGGAAACTCAAATGCAAGGGAATAAACAGGCCCTGAGTGAGGCATCCAAGTTGCAACCTTAAAAACATTAGCCTCAGGTTTAGGACCAGTGATCTCAAACATGTGCATAGCCCCATCTTCTCCTCCTGTAAAAATGAAATCCTCTGTATGGCTTCGAGCCAAAGAATAAGTGTTACCTACATGAGCACTATGAATAACAGTTAGCAGAGTCCCACTATTAGTGTCCCAAACATACACGTCTGAACCTGATGTGCTAGCAACTGTAGTATCATGCGGAACAAGGCTCCACACCCAGTCACCATGCCTCAAGATCTTTATGCATTCAAGTGAGGAACGATCCCATATACGAACAGTCATGTCCCATGACCCACTATAAATCCTTGTGGGGTCCAAGGCAAGAGAGGTTATAGGTCCCTCATGCTCCCAAATTCTAAATTCAGTGTTTGGCACCTCAGAACCTTTAAGGTCAAACAAGTGCTTGAGACCCTCAACTGCCCTCCAGCCTTGAATAAAACCATCAGTACCACCAGCAACCAACAGCTTCGTGTCCGCTGCAACTGCTCGTATAGTGCAACCAAGAGGCCGTGATGATGCAATATACAACCCGTCTTCCATGTCCCACATTCGCACAATCATATCATACCCAGAGGTAAAAATGAGCTTGGCAGAAGCCAATAGAGAAACTGTTCTAACTGCTTCAGTATGCCCATGCAAAGTATCAATGCTATAACGACTCAAAAAAATCTTACTCCTGTACTCCCTCTCCACAAACAGTTCCTTCCATGACTTCTCATTTGAAACCCCTGCACCCAATGGTGCAGGAACTATAGGGAGTCCCCATCTCTCACCATATACTTCCTTCCAAACACTATTCTCGGTTGCAAGACTATTAAGTACTCTCGATACACATGAAACTATACCAAGCTCTTGAGGATCAAGGCAACTAAGAATCTCAGAAATCAATGCCGGAGGAAGGTCGGTAATTGACCGGCGACAATTGAGCAAAACATCATTACAAGAAAGCTGTTTTGAACTCAAACTGCTTAAAATCCCCTTCTTAGGGTAACAGTCTAAAGGAGACTTCGAAATTTCAAGATGTTCCGTATTGGAATTACTTTTTTCAACACAAATGGCAAGACTTTTCGACACCTCAGTGCTCTTTTGGCATTCAAATGCCATAAAATGGATAGCTAACCTAACCAAAAACACAAGAGAGCTAAAAACACCTAAAGCCCTTAATTCCAAGACCTTAAGTAACCAAAACCCAGATGGAATTTCAACCCAAAACTTACACTTTGACAAGAATTCAAGGACAACCCAACAAAAAACCTGAAACGAAACCCTAAAAGTCAAATCCCAAATTCAGTAACAAATAGACGAACTTAAAGCAGAAGAATGACAGCCCAGATTTAAAAATGATCAGAGTTTGATGAATGTAAAGCAAATAATCGAAGAAGGTCAGATTATGTGATCCTCAAAGAACTCAAAAActaaaacttaataaataaagatgaagtTTTTAATGGTACCTATTGAAGGAGAGATTAAATACAAGATCTTTGAAGCAGATACTGTAAATAGTTTTGTTGGGTTAGAGAATTTCTTGTCAAATATGATCAGATCATAATCTACAAGAGGAGAAGAGTGAGCTGTTTTGAGGTTTTTTCATGGTGAGATTggagcccttttttttttttttctatttatcatCGTTCCGTGGCTTAAGGATCTTGACGGTGGAGATTAAAGGATTAAGTGTCATAGGGTTGTAAGAACCGCATGATGTAAAGTTCTGTCGGCAAAAAGATATGGCATGTTAAGTTGTCAACGAGCCCAATACTCCCATGCAAGTTTTGGGCCAAGTTTGTCCATTCTGTTTCATTTTTTAAGAGAGGATCTCGTTCAATCCTTGTTGGATTTGATCACCGGGTCAATTTGCTGTTCATAGGATTAACCtcaatcaattatttttgttttgattttatttaaacagttatttattttatcttatttttttatattgactcCTTCAAGTTTGtaaacactttaattttttttttaatgaaaacctTAACCGTACGAGGATATTGGTGTAAAGAGAATGTTACAGCAAGTTAATCTCTTGCCTGGACAAAATGttctatcattttttgtttggctCCAACAACAAATTATGTGGGATTGATGCCTAGATAGCATTAGATTATATGACAAACATTAGCATTGTTTATTGTTACATGAGTGTATTCTAATTACAATTCAAGCAAAACAAGCATTTTGGGGACGGATTAGTATGGAATATGGAAGCTTGAAAGTCGTTTTGTGCTGAGGGAATGGCTTATTATTTAGATCCTATTTTCCCTCCTTAATTTTCTCATCTTTTTCTCACCATTCTTTTCCATCTGTATCTTTGCATAATCTTTCCTCCTCTTATTCACACCTCTCTCTCACGGATTCTTGACCTTTCCCTCCCTGAAAATTAACAAGTCTAAAACAATGGCAGAAGATTGCTCCTCCTCTGAAGAAACAAACACCCCTACCACCTCCATATCACAAGACACCTTCACCACAGAAACCACCACGATCACCACCTCAGCCTTCAACATCCCCCCTGAAACCCCATCATCAAGTTCCTCCTTCAGCACCCATTTAGCCATTCAATCCCTTTCTTCCATTCTAACCACAGTTTctccctctctcctctctcaagaTCAAGACCCTGCCTTCTACCTCCTTCACAACCCTGATATCTCCTCTCAAGTCTCATCACTCCTCCGTCTCCCCGACTCTGGTGCGGGCGACAACAACCTCTGTCGTTGGTTCTATGACACGTTCCAATCGTCAGAACCCCAACTACAGCTCGTAGTCTTACGTTTCCTTCCCATTATTGCTGGCCTTTATCTCTCTCGTGTTGCCCTAAAAAAACCCTTGGCTGGTTTTGAGGCAGTTTTGTTAGCCATTTATGCACACGAAACCACCTCACGTGCAGGCCAAGCTATGACTGTTAACGTGCCTGATTTGTCACATCCAAGTATATACCATGAATCAAAAAATCCTGCAAAGGATAATAATGCTGCAGATTTAAACCTAGCTGTGATATCTCCAAGTTTGGAGCCTCATGGGACTGTGAGATCAACAAGAAGGGCAAGAATTGTTGGGGTTGCATTAGAGTTATATTATAGTAAGATGTCTCTTATGCCTGTTGGTTCTAAGATTGATTTTTGTGAGTTTTGTAAGGTTTGGTCTGGTCAAGACGGTGATGAGTACAAAGATGGTGAGCTTCAAGACGATCAAGAAAATGTTGAGTTTCAAGATGATCAAGGAAATCTTGGGAAGGAAAGTGTCATTAAGGAAGGGAGGATTGCTTTGCCATGGGAACTTCTGCAACCTATTTTGAGGATATTAGGGCATTGCCTTTTGGGTCCTAACAAGGATAAAGAATTGATAGGTTCGGCTTCCGCAGCATGCAGAAGTTTGTATTCAAGGTCTTTGCACGATATCAATACACAGGCAATTTTGGCTACTAGGAGTCTTCTTAGGCTCAGTAAGATGGCCTTGGATCCAAAGAACAATGTTGATCATACTGAGATACCAATGACTGATGTTATCTCACTCTAAGATTGAGT
This region of Populus trichocarpa isolate Nisqually-1 chromosome 9, P.trichocarpa_v4.1, whole genome shotgun sequence genomic DNA includes:
- the LOC7460095 gene encoding geranylgeranyl diphosphate reductase, chloroplastic, yielding MAALALTHNLHFTPTLPLKAIKQHQQPKPKTLTITATSSSPLSGRKLRAAVIGGGPAGSSAAEALAAGGVETFLFERSPSTAKPCGGAIPLCMIDEFSIPLHLIDRHVTRMKIISPSNLTVDFGSKTLKSHEFIPMLRREVLDSFLRSRAQSNGAQFITGLVTDIEVPDFLSSKPYVIHHTINNCKRSLAVDLIVGADGANSRVAKIINAGNYRCAIAFQERIKLPDEKMEYYHNLAEMYVGNDVSPDFYAWVFPKCDHVAVGTGTACARRDIKVYQRGIRERVKEKIKGGRVIKVEAHPIPEQPRPRRVRGRVALVGDAAGYVTKCSGEGIYFAAKSGRMCGEAIVKASEGGERMVSEEDLRREYLREWDNKYVNTFRFLDLLQRVFYGSNVGREALVELCGDEYVQRMTFDSYLYKKMASGDRWDDVKLVLNTFGSFMRCKVVGREMEALKL
- the LOC7460094 gene encoding GDSL esterase/lipase At1g71250; protein product: MAKRLQTRTTSSRRRAAMVFLYLLLAILMSSIGLVHGQFLPNTPSVMENGSHVSALYLMGDSSVDCGKNSLFYPLLRRNLSLLPCNGSDSTLLPHLLAQKMGLPNSQPFNSQNGSIEGLIKGVNYGSAHATIISPSSQSHSSFNQQLRQVYETFQLLQLQLGQDIAQDFIKSSMFYLSFGKDDYVDLFLRNSSGVMLKYSGQEFARILVNQMVHAIRTLYDANVRKIISTGILPLGCTPRVVWEWYNSTAIHHGMGCVEEINELVLQYNTMLNEHIVELNVELPDAKIIFCDVYQGMMEVITNPTLFGFRDTKNACCGLGHHGAEIGCVSAETACNQSSAHVWWDLYNPTQALNSLLADSAWSGHPLPGICRPITVQELVSTSHLITGVPSK
- the LOC7478587 gene encoding F-box/WD-40 repeat-containing protein At5g21040, with product MAFECQKSTEVSKSLAICVEKSNSNTEHLEISKSPLDCYPKKGILSSLSSKQLSCNDVLLNCRRSITDLPPALISEILSCLDPQELGIVSCVSRVLNSLATENSVWKEVYGERWGLPIVPAPLGAGVSNEKSWKELFVEREYRSKIFLSRYSIDTLHGHTEAVRTVSLLASAKLIFTSGYDMIVRMWDMEDGLYIASSRPLGCTIRAVAADTKLLVAGGTDGFIQGWRAVEGLKHLFDLKGSEVPNTEFRIWEHEGPITSLALDPTRIYSGSWDMTVRIWDRSSLECIKILRHGDWVWSLVPHDTTVASTSGSDVYVWDTNSGTLLTVIHSAHVGNTYSLARSHTEDFIFTGGEDGAMHMFEITGPKPEANVFKVATWMPHSGPVYSLAFEFPWLVSASSDGRLSLVDVRKLLRTNRRSLRKNVSRVTDKDRNNVEPPQRMLHGFGPNLFSVDVGADRIVCGGEEGVVRIWNFSKALERERTARAMRGIRLENRMRRRRLQIEMSSKGGRTDQCSVAAKKNPMHVDKSGVWRNKHGMSGKLKA
- the LOC7460093 gene encoding uncharacterized protein LOC7460093 encodes the protein MAEDCSSSEETNTPTTSISQDTFTTETTTITTSAFNIPPETPSSSSSFSTHLAIQSLSSILTTVSPSLLSQDQDPAFYLLHNPDISSQVSSLLRLPDSGAGDNNLCRWFYDTFQSSEPQLQLVVLRFLPIIAGLYLSRVALKKPLAGFEAVLLAIYAHETTSRAGQAMTVNVPDLSHPSIYHESKNPAKDNNAADLNLAVISPSLEPHGTVRSTRRARIVGVALELYYSKMSLMPVGSKIDFCEFCKVWSGQDGDEYKDGELQDDQENVEFQDDQGNLGKESVIKEGRIALPWELLQPILRILGHCLLGPNKDKELIGSASAACRSLYSRSLHDINTQAILATRSLLRLSKMALDPKNNVDHTEIPMTDVISL